Proteins from a single region of Bos javanicus breed banteng chromosome 7, ARS-OSU_banteng_1.0, whole genome shotgun sequence:
- the ARAP3 gene encoding arf-GAP with Rho-GAP domain, ANK repeat and PH domain-containing protein 3 isoform X3, with protein MAAPQDLDIAVWLALVHLEQYADAFRQQGLATAGAARGLGHGELRQLGVNATGHRKRILRLLQAGTAEGPPDPQPESAMEPSHSPAPPAQPTKPVPKPRTVFGGLSGSATTQRSGLGPAVWRPEASKSPEPSLSPRSPTVPPRSSSEQPSASNTVEMMPNAIYFGLDLRGGAQTAQDMAPDSSQTAAPTPALRPTTGTVHIMDPGCLYYGVQPVGVPGAPDRREGRGVCQERAEHRLSRPDLEAREDAGYASLELPGDSTLSLPTLDTETNDDLISPYASFSSTADRPTPLLSGWLDKLSPQGNYVFQRRFVQFNGRSLMYFGSDKDPFPKGVIPLTAIEMTRSSKDNKFQVITGQRVFVFRTESEAQRDMWCSTLQSCLKEQRLLGHPRPPQPPRPLRTGMLELRGHKAKVFAALSPGELALYKSEQAFSLGIGICFIELQGCSVRETKSRSFDLLTPHRCFSFTAESGGARQSWAAALQEAVTETLSDYEVAEKIWSNRANRHCADCGASRPDWAAVNLGVVICKQCAGQHRALGSGISKVQSLKLDTSVWSNEIVQLFIVLGNDRANRFWAGSLPPGEGLHPDTTPGPRGEFISRKYRLGLFRKPHPQYPDHSQLLQALCTAVAGPNLLKNMTQLLCVEAFEGEEPWTPSALDGSFPSLLPPDPSPGVYNEVVVPATYSSFLYCGPISNKAGPPPPRRGRDAPPRLWCVLGAALEMFVSESSPEPLHLIQPQDVVCLGVNPPPTDPGDLDRFPFSFELILTGGRIQHFGTDGADSLEAWTSALGKWFSPLSCHQLLGPGLLRLGRLWLRSPSHTTLAPGLWMSGFGLLRGDHLFLCPASGPGPPAPEDMVHLRRLQEISVVSAADTPDKKEHLVLVETGRTLYLQAEGRLDFSAWNAAIGGAAGGGGTGLQEQQMSRGDIPIIVDACISFVTQHGLRLEGVYRKGGARARSLKLLAEFRRDARSVKLRPGEHFVEDVTDTLKRFFRELDDPVTSARLLPRWREAAELPQKNQRLEKYKEVIGCLPRVNRRTLATLIGHLYRVQKCASLNQMCTRNLALLFAPSVFQTDGRGEHEVRVLQELIDGYISVFDIDPDQVAQIDLEVSLITTWKDVQLSQAGDLIMEVFIEQQLPDNCVTLKVSPTLTAEELTNQVLEIRGTAAGTDLWVTFEIREHGELERPLHPKERVLEQALQWCQLPEPCSASLLLRKVSLAHAGCLFTGIRRESPRVGLLRCREEPPRLLGNRFQERFFLLRGRCLLLLKEKKSSKPEREWPLEDAKVYLGIRKKFKPPTPWGFTLMLEKMHLYLSCTDEDEMWDWTTSILKAQRRLHNRRTLSMFFPMKSSQGSVEEQEELEEPVYEEPVYEEVGAFPELTEDISTSFSTPRERTAKPETALPSQRSFDQYLLSKAGPQAWEERPPEPPPGPPSKSSPQTHGSLEEQLLQELSSLILRKGETTTGLGSPSQPSSPQPPSPNGLPTQTPGFPTQTPCTSSLPRSQPLT; from the exons ATGGCTGCCCCTCAGGACCTGGACATCGCTGTGTGGCTGGCCTTGGTGCACCTGGAGCAGTATGCAGACGCGTTCCGGCAGCAGGGTCTGGCTACAGCGGGTGCGGCCCGTGGCCTGGGCCACGGGGAGCTGAGGCAGCTGGGCGTCAACGCCACGGGGCACCGGAAGCGCATCCTGCGCCTGCTGCAGGCGGGCACTGCCGAGGGCCCCCCGGATCCCCAGCCTGAAAGTGCCATGGAGCCTTCGCACAGCCcagcacccccagcccagcccaccaaGCCTGTGCCTAAGCCCAGGACAGTATTTGGTGGACTCAGTGGCTCCGCCACCACCCAGAGGTCTGGGTTGGGTCCAGCCGTCTGGAGACCAGAGGCATCCAAGAGCCCAGAGCCCAGCCTGAGTCCGAGGTCCCCTACTGTCCCTCCGAGGTCTTCCTCCGAGCAGCCGTCGGCCTCAAATACTGTGGAGATGATGCCCAATGCCATCTACTTTGGCTTGGACTTGAGAGGCGGGGCCCAGACAGCTCAGGACAT GGCCCCAGACAGCTCTCAGacagctgcccccacccctgccctcaggCCCACAACGGGCACAG tgcacaTCATGGACCCTGGTTGCCTGTACTATGGTGTCCAGCCTGTGGGGGTCCCAGGGGCCCCCGacagaagagaaggcagaggtGTCTGTCAGGAAAGGGCTGAACACAG GCTCAGCAGGCCGGATCTGGAAGCACGTGAGGATGCTGGTTATGCCAGCCTTGAGCTGCCTGGGGACTccaccctctccctgcccaccctggACACAGAGACCAATGATGACCTCATTTCACCCTATGCCAGCTTCTCCTCCACGGCAGACCGCCCCACGCCCCTGCTCAGTGGCTGGCTAGACAAGCTGTCCCCTCAGGG aaaCTACGTCTTTCAGAGGCGCTTTGTGCAGTTCAACGGGAGGAGTCTGATGTACTTTGGCAGTGATAAG GACCCCTTCCCCAAGGGTGTGATCCCTCTGACGGCCATCGAGATGACCCGCAGCAGCAAGGACAACAAGTTCCAGGTCATCACCGGCCAGAGGGTGTTCGTGTTCCGCACAGAGAGTGAGG CTCAGCGGGACATGTGGTGCTCCACGCTGCAGTCCTGCCTGAAGGAGCAGCGCCTCCTGGGCCACCCCCGGCCCCCGCAGCCACCTCGACCCCTCCGCACGGGCATGCTGGAGCTGCGTGGGCACAAAGCCAAGGTGTTTGCTGCGTTGAGCCCTGGAGAGCTGGCCCTGTACAAGAGTGAGCAG GCCTTCTCTCTGGGCATCGGGATCTGCTTCATTGAACTACAAGGCTGCAGTGTGCGGGAGACCAAGAGTCGCAGCTTCGACCTGCTCACACCACATCGCTGCTTCAG CTTCACAGCCGAGTCTGGGGGGGCTCGGCAGAGCTGGGCGGCCGCTCTGCAGGAAGCAGTAACCGAGACCCTGTCTGACTACGAGGTGGCTGAGAAGATCTGGTCTAATCGGGCAAACCGGCACTGCGCGGACTGTGGCGCCTCCCGCCCAGACTGGGCTGCGGTCAACCTGGGAGTGGTCATCTGCAAGCAGTGCGCAG GTCAGCACCGGGCCCTGGGTTCTGGGATCTCCAAGGTGCAGAGCCTGAAGCTGGACACAAGTGTGTGGAGTAATGAGATAGTGCAG TTGTTCATTGTCCTGGGAAACGATCGCGCCAACCGCTTCTGGGCAGGGTCACTCCCCCCAGGTGAGGGCCTGCACCCAGATACCACCCCTGGCCCTCGGGGAGAGTTCATCTCTCGGAAGTACCGGCTCGGTCTCTTCCGGAAGCCCCACCCTCAGTATCCAGATCACAGCCAGCTTCTCCAG GCATTATGTACAGCTGTGGCAGGACCCAACCTGCTGAAGAACATGACCCAGCTCCTCTGTGTCGAGGCTTTTGAGGGAGAGGAGCCCTGGACCCCCTCAGCCCTCGATGGCAGCTTCCCTAGTCTCCTGCCCCCAG ACCCCTCCCCTGGCGTGTACAATGAAGTGGTGGTGCCTGCCACTTACAGCAGCTTCCTGTACTGTGGTCCCATCAGTAACAAAGCTGGACCCCCACCCCCTCGCAGGGGCCGAGATG CTCCCCCCCGACTGTGGTGTGTCCTGGGTGCGGCTCTGGAAATGTTTGTGTCGGAAAGCAGCCCTGAACCCCTCCACCTCATCCAGCCCCAGGATGTTGTATGTTTGGGTGTGAACCCCCCACCCACTGACCCAGGTGACCTCGACAG GTTCCCCTTCTCCTTCGAGCTCATCCTCACCGGGGGCAGGATTCAGCATTTTGGCACAGATGGAGCTGACAGTCTGGAGGCCTGGACCAGCGCCCTGGGCAAG TGGTTCTCTCCGCTGAGCTGTCACCAGCTGTTGGGGCCTGGGCTGCTGCGGCTGGGTCGCCTGTGGCTGCGGTCCCCCTCCCATACaaccctggcccctggcctctgGATGTCTGGGTTCGGCCTTCTTCGTGGAGATCACCTCTTCCTGTGCCCGGCATCAGgccctgggcccccagccccTGAAGACATGGTGCATCTGCGCcggctacaggagatca GTGTGGTCTCAGCAGCTGACACCCCGGACAAGAAAGAGCATTTGGTTTTGGTGGAGACAGGAAG GACACTGTATCTGCAGGCAGAGGGCCGGCTAGACTTCTCAGCATGGAACGCGGCCATTGGCGGGGCAGCCGGCGGGGGAGGCACAGGGTTGCAGGAGCAGCAGATGAGCCGGGGTGACATCCCCATCATCGTGGATGCCTGCATCAGTTTTGTCACTCAGCATG GGCTCCGGCTGGAGGGCGTATACCGGAAAGGGGGTGCCCGCGCCCGCAGCCTGAAGCTGCTGGCTGAGTTCCGGCGGGATGCCCGGTCCGTGAAGCTTCGACCAGGGGAGCACTTTGTGGAGGATGTCACCGACACGCTCAAACGCTTCTTTCGAGAGCTTGATGATCCTGTGACCTCTGCACGGTTGCTGCCTCGCTGGAGGGAGGCTGCTG AGCTGCCCCAGAAGAACCAGCGCCTGGAGAAATACAAAGAAGTGATTGGCTGCCTGCCACGGGTCAACCGCCGCACACTGGCTACCCTCATTGGGCATCTCTATCG GGTGCAGAAGTGCGCTTCTCTGAACCAGATGTGCACACGAAACCTGGCACTGCTGTTCGCGCCCAGCGTGTTCCAGACAGATGGGCGGGGGGAGCACGAGGTGCGCGTGCTGCAGGAGCTCATCGATGGCTACATCTCTGTCTTTGAT ATTGACCCTGACCAGGTAGCCCAGATTGACTTGGAGGTCAGTCTTATCACCACCTGGAAGGATGTGCAG CTGTCCCAGGCTGGAGACCTCATCatggaggtcttcatagagcaGCAGCTCCCAGACAACTGTGTCACCCTGAAG GTATCCCCAACACTGACTGCTGAGGAGCTGACCAACCAAGTATTGGAGATTCGGGGGACGGCAGCTGGGACGGACTTGTGGGTGACGTTTGAGATTCGAGAGCACGGGGAGCTTG AGCGGCCACTGCACCCCAAGGAAAGGGTCCTTGAGCAGGCCCTCCAATGGTGCCAACTTCCAGAGCCCTGCTCGGCCTCCCTGCTCCTGAGAAAAGTCTCTCTGGCCCATGCTGGCTGCCTCTTCACAG GTATCCGGCGTGAGAGCCCACGGGTGGGGCTGCTGCGGTGTCGGGAGGAGCCCCCCCGCTTGCTGGGAAACCGCTTCCAGGAGAGGTTCTTTCTGCTGCGTGGCCGTTGCCTGCTGCTGCTCAAGGAGAAGAAG AGCTCTAAACCGGAACGAGAGTGGCCTTTGGAAGATGCCAAGGTCTACCTTGGAATCCGCAAAAAGTTCAAGCCTCCCACCCC GTGGGGCTTCAcattgatgctggagaagatgcacCT CTACCTGTCCTGCACAGACGAGGACGAGATGTGGGACTGGACCACCAGCATCCTCAAAGCCCAg CGGCGACTTCACAACCGGAGGACCCTGTCCATGTTCTTT CCAATGAAGTCATCCCAGGGGTCTGTGGAGGAGCAGGAAGAACTGGAGGAGCCTGTGTATGAGGAGCCGGTGTATGAGGAAGTGGGGGCCTTCCCCGAGCTGACCGAGGACATCTCCACCTCCTTCTCTACCCCACGGGAGCGGACAGCCAAGCCGGAGACCGCCCTCCCCAGCCAGAGGTCCTTTGATCAATATCTTCTGTCCAAAGCAGGCCCCCAGGCCTGGGAGGAGAGGCCACCTGAGCCCCCTCCGGGCCCCCCTTCCAAGAGCAGCCCCCAGACACATGGGTCCCTGGAGGAGCAGCTACTCCAGGAGCTGAGCAGCCTCATCCTGAGGAAGGGAGAGACCACCACAGGCCTGGGCAGCCCTTCTCAaccctccagcccccagcccccgagCCCCAATGGCCTTCCGACACAGACACCTGGCTTCCCCACCCAAACTCCCTGCACTTCCAGTCTACCCCGCAGCCAGCCCCTCACATGA
- the ARAP3 gene encoding arf-GAP with Rho-GAP domain, ANK repeat and PH domain-containing protein 3 isoform X2 produces MAAPQDLDIAVWLALVHLEQYADAFRQQGLATAGAARGLGHGELRQLGVNATGHRKRILRLLQAGTAEGPPDPQPESAMEPSHSPAPPAQPTKPVPKPRTVFGGLSGSATTQRSGLGPAVWRPEASKSPEPSLSPRSPTVPPRSSSEQPSASNTVEMMPNAIYFGLDLRGGAQTAQDMAPDSSQTAAPTPALRPTTGTVHIMDPGCLYYGVQPVGVPGAPDRREGRGVCQERAEHRLSRPDLEAREDAGYASLELPGDSTLSLPTLDTETNDDLISPYASFSSTADRPTPLLSGWLDKLSPQGNYVFQRRFVQFNGRSLMYFGSDKDPFPKGVIPLTAIEMTRSSKDNKFQVITGQRVFVFRTESEAQRDMWCSTLQSCLKEQRLLGHPRPPQPPRPLRTGMLELRGHKAKVFAALSPGELALYKSEQAFSLGIGICFIELQGCSVRETKSRSFDLLTPHRCFSFTAESGGARQSWAAALQEAVTETLSDYEVAEKIWSNRANRHCADCGASRPDWAAVNLGVVICKQCAGQHRALGSGISKVQSLKLDTSVWSNEIVQLFIVLGNDRANRFWAGSLPPGEGLHPDTTPGPRGEFISRKYRLGLFRKPHPQYPDHSQLLQALCTAVAGPNLLKNMTQLLCVEAFEGEEPWTPSALDGSFPSLLPPDPSPGVYNEVVVPATYSSFLYCGPISNKAGPPPPRRGRDAPPRLWCVLGAALEMFVSESSPEPLHLIQPQDVVCLGVNPPPTDPGDLDRFPFSFELILTGGRIQHFGTDGADSLEAWTSALGKWFSPLSCHQLLGPGLLRLGRLWLRSPSHTTLAPGLWMSGFGLLRGDHLFLCPASGPGPPAPEDMVHLRRLQEISVVSAADTPDKKEHLVLVETGRTLYLQAEGRLDFSAWNAAIGGAAGGGGTGLQEQQMSRGDIPIIVDACISFVTQHGLRLEGVYRKGGARARSLKLLAEFRRDARSVKLRPGEHFVEDVTDTLKRFFRELDDPVTSARLLPRWREAAELPQKNQRLEKYKEVIGCLPRVNRRTLATLIGHLYRVQKCASLNQMCTRNLALLFAPSVFQTDGRGEHEVRVLQELIDGYISVFDIDPDQVAQIDLEVSLITTWKDVQLSQAGDLIMEVFIEQQLPDNCVTLKVSPTLTAEELTNQVLEIRGTAAGTDLWVTFEIREHGELERPLHPKERVLEQALQWCQLPEPCSASLLLRKVSLAHAGCLFTGIRRESPRVGLLRCREEPPRLLGNRFQERFFLLRGRCLLLLKEKKSSKPEREWPLEDAKVYLGIRKKFKPPTPWGFTLMLEKMHLYLSCTDEDEMWDWTTSILKAQHDDQQPVVLRRHSSSDLARQKFGTMPLLPIRGDDSGATLLSANQTLPMKSSQGSVEEQEELEEPVYEEPVYEEVGAFPELTEDISTSFSTPRERTAKPETALPSQRSFDQYLLSKAGPQAWEERPPEPPPGPPSKSSPQTHGSLEEQLLQELSSLILRKGETTTGLGSPSQPSSPQPPSPNGLPTQTPGFPTQTPCTSSLPRSQPLT; encoded by the exons ATGGCTGCCCCTCAGGACCTGGACATCGCTGTGTGGCTGGCCTTGGTGCACCTGGAGCAGTATGCAGACGCGTTCCGGCAGCAGGGTCTGGCTACAGCGGGTGCGGCCCGTGGCCTGGGCCACGGGGAGCTGAGGCAGCTGGGCGTCAACGCCACGGGGCACCGGAAGCGCATCCTGCGCCTGCTGCAGGCGGGCACTGCCGAGGGCCCCCCGGATCCCCAGCCTGAAAGTGCCATGGAGCCTTCGCACAGCCcagcacccccagcccagcccaccaaGCCTGTGCCTAAGCCCAGGACAGTATTTGGTGGACTCAGTGGCTCCGCCACCACCCAGAGGTCTGGGTTGGGTCCAGCCGTCTGGAGACCAGAGGCATCCAAGAGCCCAGAGCCCAGCCTGAGTCCGAGGTCCCCTACTGTCCCTCCGAGGTCTTCCTCCGAGCAGCCGTCGGCCTCAAATACTGTGGAGATGATGCCCAATGCCATCTACTTTGGCTTGGACTTGAGAGGCGGGGCCCAGACAGCTCAGGACAT GGCCCCAGACAGCTCTCAGacagctgcccccacccctgccctcaggCCCACAACGGGCACAG tgcacaTCATGGACCCTGGTTGCCTGTACTATGGTGTCCAGCCTGTGGGGGTCCCAGGGGCCCCCGacagaagagaaggcagaggtGTCTGTCAGGAAAGGGCTGAACACAG GCTCAGCAGGCCGGATCTGGAAGCACGTGAGGATGCTGGTTATGCCAGCCTTGAGCTGCCTGGGGACTccaccctctccctgcccaccctggACACAGAGACCAATGATGACCTCATTTCACCCTATGCCAGCTTCTCCTCCACGGCAGACCGCCCCACGCCCCTGCTCAGTGGCTGGCTAGACAAGCTGTCCCCTCAGGG aaaCTACGTCTTTCAGAGGCGCTTTGTGCAGTTCAACGGGAGGAGTCTGATGTACTTTGGCAGTGATAAG GACCCCTTCCCCAAGGGTGTGATCCCTCTGACGGCCATCGAGATGACCCGCAGCAGCAAGGACAACAAGTTCCAGGTCATCACCGGCCAGAGGGTGTTCGTGTTCCGCACAGAGAGTGAGG CTCAGCGGGACATGTGGTGCTCCACGCTGCAGTCCTGCCTGAAGGAGCAGCGCCTCCTGGGCCACCCCCGGCCCCCGCAGCCACCTCGACCCCTCCGCACGGGCATGCTGGAGCTGCGTGGGCACAAAGCCAAGGTGTTTGCTGCGTTGAGCCCTGGAGAGCTGGCCCTGTACAAGAGTGAGCAG GCCTTCTCTCTGGGCATCGGGATCTGCTTCATTGAACTACAAGGCTGCAGTGTGCGGGAGACCAAGAGTCGCAGCTTCGACCTGCTCACACCACATCGCTGCTTCAG CTTCACAGCCGAGTCTGGGGGGGCTCGGCAGAGCTGGGCGGCCGCTCTGCAGGAAGCAGTAACCGAGACCCTGTCTGACTACGAGGTGGCTGAGAAGATCTGGTCTAATCGGGCAAACCGGCACTGCGCGGACTGTGGCGCCTCCCGCCCAGACTGGGCTGCGGTCAACCTGGGAGTGGTCATCTGCAAGCAGTGCGCAG GTCAGCACCGGGCCCTGGGTTCTGGGATCTCCAAGGTGCAGAGCCTGAAGCTGGACACAAGTGTGTGGAGTAATGAGATAGTGCAG TTGTTCATTGTCCTGGGAAACGATCGCGCCAACCGCTTCTGGGCAGGGTCACTCCCCCCAGGTGAGGGCCTGCACCCAGATACCACCCCTGGCCCTCGGGGAGAGTTCATCTCTCGGAAGTACCGGCTCGGTCTCTTCCGGAAGCCCCACCCTCAGTATCCAGATCACAGCCAGCTTCTCCAG GCATTATGTACAGCTGTGGCAGGACCCAACCTGCTGAAGAACATGACCCAGCTCCTCTGTGTCGAGGCTTTTGAGGGAGAGGAGCCCTGGACCCCCTCAGCCCTCGATGGCAGCTTCCCTAGTCTCCTGCCCCCAG ACCCCTCCCCTGGCGTGTACAATGAAGTGGTGGTGCCTGCCACTTACAGCAGCTTCCTGTACTGTGGTCCCATCAGTAACAAAGCTGGACCCCCACCCCCTCGCAGGGGCCGAGATG CTCCCCCCCGACTGTGGTGTGTCCTGGGTGCGGCTCTGGAAATGTTTGTGTCGGAAAGCAGCCCTGAACCCCTCCACCTCATCCAGCCCCAGGATGTTGTATGTTTGGGTGTGAACCCCCCACCCACTGACCCAGGTGACCTCGACAG GTTCCCCTTCTCCTTCGAGCTCATCCTCACCGGGGGCAGGATTCAGCATTTTGGCACAGATGGAGCTGACAGTCTGGAGGCCTGGACCAGCGCCCTGGGCAAG TGGTTCTCTCCGCTGAGCTGTCACCAGCTGTTGGGGCCTGGGCTGCTGCGGCTGGGTCGCCTGTGGCTGCGGTCCCCCTCCCATACaaccctggcccctggcctctgGATGTCTGGGTTCGGCCTTCTTCGTGGAGATCACCTCTTCCTGTGCCCGGCATCAGgccctgggcccccagccccTGAAGACATGGTGCATCTGCGCcggctacaggagatca GTGTGGTCTCAGCAGCTGACACCCCGGACAAGAAAGAGCATTTGGTTTTGGTGGAGACAGGAAG GACACTGTATCTGCAGGCAGAGGGCCGGCTAGACTTCTCAGCATGGAACGCGGCCATTGGCGGGGCAGCCGGCGGGGGAGGCACAGGGTTGCAGGAGCAGCAGATGAGCCGGGGTGACATCCCCATCATCGTGGATGCCTGCATCAGTTTTGTCACTCAGCATG GGCTCCGGCTGGAGGGCGTATACCGGAAAGGGGGTGCCCGCGCCCGCAGCCTGAAGCTGCTGGCTGAGTTCCGGCGGGATGCCCGGTCCGTGAAGCTTCGACCAGGGGAGCACTTTGTGGAGGATGTCACCGACACGCTCAAACGCTTCTTTCGAGAGCTTGATGATCCTGTGACCTCTGCACGGTTGCTGCCTCGCTGGAGGGAGGCTGCTG AGCTGCCCCAGAAGAACCAGCGCCTGGAGAAATACAAAGAAGTGATTGGCTGCCTGCCACGGGTCAACCGCCGCACACTGGCTACCCTCATTGGGCATCTCTATCG GGTGCAGAAGTGCGCTTCTCTGAACCAGATGTGCACACGAAACCTGGCACTGCTGTTCGCGCCCAGCGTGTTCCAGACAGATGGGCGGGGGGAGCACGAGGTGCGCGTGCTGCAGGAGCTCATCGATGGCTACATCTCTGTCTTTGAT ATTGACCCTGACCAGGTAGCCCAGATTGACTTGGAGGTCAGTCTTATCACCACCTGGAAGGATGTGCAG CTGTCCCAGGCTGGAGACCTCATCatggaggtcttcatagagcaGCAGCTCCCAGACAACTGTGTCACCCTGAAG GTATCCCCAACACTGACTGCTGAGGAGCTGACCAACCAAGTATTGGAGATTCGGGGGACGGCAGCTGGGACGGACTTGTGGGTGACGTTTGAGATTCGAGAGCACGGGGAGCTTG AGCGGCCACTGCACCCCAAGGAAAGGGTCCTTGAGCAGGCCCTCCAATGGTGCCAACTTCCAGAGCCCTGCTCGGCCTCCCTGCTCCTGAGAAAAGTCTCTCTGGCCCATGCTGGCTGCCTCTTCACAG GTATCCGGCGTGAGAGCCCACGGGTGGGGCTGCTGCGGTGTCGGGAGGAGCCCCCCCGCTTGCTGGGAAACCGCTTCCAGGAGAGGTTCTTTCTGCTGCGTGGCCGTTGCCTGCTGCTGCTCAAGGAGAAGAAG AGCTCTAAACCGGAACGAGAGTGGCCTTTGGAAGATGCCAAGGTCTACCTTGGAATCCGCAAAAAGTTCAAGCCTCCCACCCC GTGGGGCTTCAcattgatgctggagaagatgcacCT CTACCTGTCCTGCACAGACGAGGACGAGATGTGGGACTGGACCACCAGCATCCTCAAAGCCCAg CACGATGACCAGCAGCCAGTGGTCTTACGACGCCATTCCTCCTCTGACCTCGCCCGTCAGAAGTTTGGCACCATGCCTTTGCTGCCCATCCGTGGGGATGACAGTGGGGCCACCCTCCTATCTGCCAATCAGACCCTG CCAATGAAGTCATCCCAGGGGTCTGTGGAGGAGCAGGAAGAACTGGAGGAGCCTGTGTATGAGGAGCCGGTGTATGAGGAAGTGGGGGCCTTCCCCGAGCTGACCGAGGACATCTCCACCTCCTTCTCTACCCCACGGGAGCGGACAGCCAAGCCGGAGACCGCCCTCCCCAGCCAGAGGTCCTTTGATCAATATCTTCTGTCCAAAGCAGGCCCCCAGGCCTGGGAGGAGAGGCCACCTGAGCCCCCTCCGGGCCCCCCTTCCAAGAGCAGCCCCCAGACACATGGGTCCCTGGAGGAGCAGCTACTCCAGGAGCTGAGCAGCCTCATCCTGAGGAAGGGAGAGACCACCACAGGCCTGGGCAGCCCTTCTCAaccctccagcccccagcccccgagCCCCAATGGCCTTCCGACACAGACACCTGGCTTCCCCACCCAAACTCCCTGCACTTCCAGTCTACCCCGCAGCCAGCCCCTCACATGA